The proteins below come from a single Pleuronectes platessa chromosome 3, fPlePla1.1, whole genome shotgun sequence genomic window:
- the elf2b gene encoding ETS-related transcription factor Elf-2b isoform X7 — MQEVGEEQEVETEGEAVEASVHGTNVYCSDKTIEAAEALLRMDSPSSLREGRSPEAFFSPCIVTPDLLHAAMRPDMIADTEVEISTEDCCEEEEEEEDDEEEIGTMLEDPEPDHEPVRKRRAGRKPKTHHSAVSNGSPDLGIKKKPREGKAGSTTYLWEFLLDLLQDKNTCPRYIKWTQREKGIFKLVDSKAVSKLWGKHKNKPDMNYETMGRALRYYYQRGILAKVEGQRLVYQFKEMPKNIVIIDDDMTDMSVPDDLIGSDTATSYERVPPPSDMLLQVTELSSSKKPNILRTGNRANVVQAPVPMGSKNMAGGARILSLTAATDGRQTQHSHATIIPNATGPRTVRVAMQVPVVMTTSLGQKISTVAVQQQAGHTGPTGAVGHTTLLTNTGNTNSQQKVMIQTIPTMVPATAENGDKITVQLAKIITIPAHQLAQCQLQTGTNKAGIGGSSAGISLLGSPLTVRALAPVNVAPGTQVMRLTMPTQTQQTLVVSQPGSIAGRAGTVTVTSANHTMTAQPHILSGVINGSELVLGGTRGVALEKLRAAGVQTLQVPMTAAVQQSVQHSEVDAEVVINLQSPDVTVKTEEPEC; from the exons ATGCAGGAAGTGGgcgaggagcaggaggtggagacagAAGGGGAGGCAG tggagGCTTCTGTCCATGGCACTAATGTGTACTGCTCTGACAAGACCATCGAGGCTGCCGAGGCTCTGCTACGCATGGATTCACCTTCCAGCCTCAGAGAGGGCCGTAgtccag AAGCCTTTTTCTCCCCATGCATCGTGACACCGGATTTGCTCCACGCTGCCATGCGTCCCGACATGATAGcagacacagaggtggagatctCGACTGAGGAttgctgtgaggaggaggaggaggaggaggacgacgaaGAGGAGATTGGGACGATGCTGGAAGATCCAGAACCTGATCACGAGCCTGTCAGAAAGAGAAGAG CTGGACGGAAGCCAAAGACGCATCATTCGGCTGTTTCCAACGGTTCGCCAGACCTCGGCATCAAGAAGAAACCAAGAGAAGGGAAAG CAGGCAGTACCACCTACCTTTGGGAGTTTCTACTGGATCTCCTCCAGGACAAGAACACATGTCCCAGGTATATCAagtggacacagagggagaagggCATCTTCAAGCTGGTCGACTCAAAGGCTGTGTCCAAGCTGTGGGGCAAACACAAGAACAAGCCAGACATGAACTATGAGACCATGGGCCGGGCTctcag ATATTACTACCAGCGTGGCATCCTTGCCAAAGTAGAGGGCCAGCGGCTGGTCTACCAGTTCAAAGAGATGCCCAAAAACATTGTCATCATTGATGATGACATGACAGACATGTCCGTCCCTGATGATCTCATCGGCTCAGACACCGCTACATCCTATGAGCGCGTGCCTCCACCATCAGACATGCTGCTCCAGGTGACCGAGCTATCGTCCTCCAAGAAGCCCAACATCCTGCGGACCGGGAACAGAGCCAACGTGGTCCAAGCTCCTGTCCCCATGGGGAGCAAGAACATGGCCGGTGGTGCGCGTATATTGTCGCTTACTGCAGCAACAGATGGGAGACAGACCCAGCACTCTCATGCAACGATCATCCCTAATGCCACGGGGCCCAG GACGGTGCGGGTGGCCATGCAGGTGCCTGTAGTCATGACAACATCCCTGGGTCAGAAGATCTCTACCGTGGCTGTACAACAGCAGGCGGGACACACAGGACCCACAGGGGCTGTCGGCCACACCACGCTCCTCACCAACACTGGGAACACCAACTCCCAACAGAAG GTTATGATACAGACAATCCCCACCATGGTCCCAGCCACAGCAGAGAACGGAGACAAGATCACCGTCCAGCTCGCCAAGATCATCACAATCCCAGCACACCAGTTAGCCCAGTGTCAGCTCCAGACCGGCACTAACAAGGCCGGCATCGGAGGATCCTCAGCGGGCATCAGCCTCCTCGGCAGTCCCCTGACCGTTCGGGCCCTGGCTCCTGTCAACGTTGCACCGGGAACGCAAGTGATGAGACTCACCATGCCAACGCAGACACAACAGACTCTAGTGGTGTCGCAGCCGGGGAGCATCGCAGGCAGGGCGGGGACGGTGACAGTGACGTCAGCCAACCATACGATGACTGCACAGCCTCACATCCTCAGCGGTGTCATTAACGGCTCAGAGCTGGTGTTAGGAGGGACGAGAGGAGTTGCGTTGGAGAAGCTGAGGGCTGCCGGGGTGCAGACGCTGCAGGTGCCAATGACGGCAGCCGTCCAACAGAGTGTCCAGCATTCTGAGGTGGACGCTGAGGTGGTCATCAACCTGCAAAGCCCCGATGTGACCGTCAAGACAGAAGAGCCTGAGTGTTGA
- the elf2b gene encoding ETS-related transcription factor Elf-2b isoform X4, whose protein sequence is MTSVVLVDTGGTVVEYVTAEEDTLQDGECEVEDVELEGEVEAECEAEEAYEEVQDREEAEDYPAVIVEEVPGASLVEEQRYSAQLVVYNDEVYLMQEVGEEQEVETEGEAVEASVHGTNVYCSDKTIEAAEALLRMDSPSSLREGRSPEAFFSPCIVTPDLLHAAMRPDMIADTEVEISTEDCCEEEEEEEDDEEEIGTMLEDPEPDHEPVRKRRAGRKPKTHHSAVSNGSPDLGIKKKPREGKGSTTYLWEFLLDLLQDKNTCPRYIKWTQREKGIFKLVDSKAVSKLWGKHKNKPDMNYETMGRALRYYYQRGILAKVEGQRLVYQFKEMPKNIVIIDDDMTDMSVPDDLIGSDTATSYERVPPPSDMLLQVTELSSSKKPNILRTGNRANVVQAPVPMGSKNMAGGARILSLTAATDGRQTQHSHATIIPNATGPRTVRVAMQVPVVMTTSLGQKISTVAVQQQAGHTGPTGAVGHTTLLTNTGNTNSQQKVMIQTIPTMVPATAENGDKITVQLAKIITIPAHQLAQCQLQTGTNKAGIGGSSAGISLLGSPLTVRALAPVNVAPGTQVMRLTMPTQTQQTLVVSQPGSIAGRAGTVTVTSANHTMTAQPHILSGVINGSELVLGGTRGVALEKLRAAGVQTLQVPMTAAVQQSVQHSEVDAEVVINLQSPDVTVKTEEPEC, encoded by the exons ATGACCTCAGTGGTGCTGGTCGACACTGGTGGGACAGTGGTGGAGTATGTCACAGCTGAAGAGGACACTCTGCAG GATGGAGAGTGTgaggtggaggatgtggagCTGGAAGGAGAGGTGGAAGCAGAATGTGAAGCTGAGGAGGCCTATGAAGAGGtacaggacagagaggaggctgaggactACCCAGCAGTCATAGTGGAGGAGGTGCCTGGTGCCAGCCTGGTGGAGGAGCAACGTTACTCAGCTCAGTTGGTTGTGTATAATGACGAGGTGTACCTGATGCAGGAAGTGGgcgaggagcaggaggtggagacagAAGGGGAGGCAG tggagGCTTCTGTCCATGGCACTAATGTGTACTGCTCTGACAAGACCATCGAGGCTGCCGAGGCTCTGCTACGCATGGATTCACCTTCCAGCCTCAGAGAGGGCCGTAgtccag AAGCCTTTTTCTCCCCATGCATCGTGACACCGGATTTGCTCCACGCTGCCATGCGTCCCGACATGATAGcagacacagaggtggagatctCGACTGAGGAttgctgtgaggaggaggaggaggaggaggacgacgaaGAGGAGATTGGGACGATGCTGGAAGATCCAGAACCTGATCACGAGCCTGTCAGAAAGAGAAGAG CTGGACGGAAGCCAAAGACGCATCATTCGGCTGTTTCCAACGGTTCGCCAGACCTCGGCATCAAGAAGAAACCAAGAGAAGGGAAAG GCAGTACCACCTACCTTTGGGAGTTTCTACTGGATCTCCTCCAGGACAAGAACACATGTCCCAGGTATATCAagtggacacagagggagaagggCATCTTCAAGCTGGTCGACTCAAAGGCTGTGTCCAAGCTGTGGGGCAAACACAAGAACAAGCCAGACATGAACTATGAGACCATGGGCCGGGCTctcag ATATTACTACCAGCGTGGCATCCTTGCCAAAGTAGAGGGCCAGCGGCTGGTCTACCAGTTCAAAGAGATGCCCAAAAACATTGTCATCATTGATGATGACATGACAGACATGTCCGTCCCTGATGATCTCATCGGCTCAGACACCGCTACATCCTATGAGCGCGTGCCTCCACCATCAGACATGCTGCTCCAGGTGACCGAGCTATCGTCCTCCAAGAAGCCCAACATCCTGCGGACCGGGAACAGAGCCAACGTGGTCCAAGCTCCTGTCCCCATGGGGAGCAAGAACATGGCCGGTGGTGCGCGTATATTGTCGCTTACTGCAGCAACAGATGGGAGACAGACCCAGCACTCTCATGCAACGATCATCCCTAATGCCACGGGGCCCAG GACGGTGCGGGTGGCCATGCAGGTGCCTGTAGTCATGACAACATCCCTGGGTCAGAAGATCTCTACCGTGGCTGTACAACAGCAGGCGGGACACACAGGACCCACAGGGGCTGTCGGCCACACCACGCTCCTCACCAACACTGGGAACACCAACTCCCAACAGAAG GTTATGATACAGACAATCCCCACCATGGTCCCAGCCACAGCAGAGAACGGAGACAAGATCACCGTCCAGCTCGCCAAGATCATCACAATCCCAGCACACCAGTTAGCCCAGTGTCAGCTCCAGACCGGCACTAACAAGGCCGGCATCGGAGGATCCTCAGCGGGCATCAGCCTCCTCGGCAGTCCCCTGACCGTTCGGGCCCTGGCTCCTGTCAACGTTGCACCGGGAACGCAAGTGATGAGACTCACCATGCCAACGCAGACACAACAGACTCTAGTGGTGTCGCAGCCGGGGAGCATCGCAGGCAGGGCGGGGACGGTGACAGTGACGTCAGCCAACCATACGATGACTGCACAGCCTCACATCCTCAGCGGTGTCATTAACGGCTCAGAGCTGGTGTTAGGAGGGACGAGAGGAGTTGCGTTGGAGAAGCTGAGGGCTGCCGGGGTGCAGACGCTGCAGGTGCCAATGACGGCAGCCGTCCAACAGAGTGTCCAGCATTCTGAGGTGGACGCTGAGGTGGTCATCAACCTGCAAAGCCCCGATGTGACCGTCAAGACAGAAGAGCCTGAGTGTTGA
- the elf2b gene encoding ETS-related transcription factor Elf-2b isoform X6 has translation MATSQHEGHANQLDLLIRAVEASVHGTNVYCSDKTIEAAEALLRMDSPSSLREGRSPEAFFSPCIVTPDLLHAAMRPDMIADTEVEISTEDCCEEEEEEEDDEEEIGTMLEDPEPDHEPVRKRRAGRKPKTHHSAVSNGSPDLGIKKKPREGKGSTTYLWEFLLDLLQDKNTCPRYIKWTQREKGIFKLVDSKAVSKLWGKHKNKPDMNYETMGRALRYYYQRGILAKVEGQRLVYQFKEMPKNIVIIDDDMTDMSVPDDLIGSDTATSYERVPPPSDMLLQVTELSSSKKPNILRTGNRANVVQAPVPMGSKNMAGGARILSLTAATDGRQTQHSHATIIPNATGPRTVRVAMQVPVVMTTSLGQKISTVAVQQQAGHTGPTGAVGHTTLLTNTGNTNSQQKVMIQTIPTMVPATAENGDKITVQLAKIITIPAHQLAQCQLQTGTNKAGIGGSSAGISLLGSPLTVRALAPVNVAPGTQVMRLTMPTQTQQTLVVSQPGSIAGRAGTVTVTSANHTMTAQPHILSGVINGSELVLGGTRGVALEKLRAAGVQTLQVPMTAAVQQSVQHSEVDAEVVINLQSPDVTVKTEEPEC, from the exons ATGGCGACTTCGCAGCATGAGGGACATGCAAACCAGCTCGATCTACTCATCAGAGCCG tggagGCTTCTGTCCATGGCACTAATGTGTACTGCTCTGACAAGACCATCGAGGCTGCCGAGGCTCTGCTACGCATGGATTCACCTTCCAGCCTCAGAGAGGGCCGTAgtccag AAGCCTTTTTCTCCCCATGCATCGTGACACCGGATTTGCTCCACGCTGCCATGCGTCCCGACATGATAGcagacacagaggtggagatctCGACTGAGGAttgctgtgaggaggaggaggaggaggaggacgacgaaGAGGAGATTGGGACGATGCTGGAAGATCCAGAACCTGATCACGAGCCTGTCAGAAAGAGAAGAG CTGGACGGAAGCCAAAGACGCATCATTCGGCTGTTTCCAACGGTTCGCCAGACCTCGGCATCAAGAAGAAACCAAGAGAAGGGAAAG GCAGTACCACCTACCTTTGGGAGTTTCTACTGGATCTCCTCCAGGACAAGAACACATGTCCCAGGTATATCAagtggacacagagggagaagggCATCTTCAAGCTGGTCGACTCAAAGGCTGTGTCCAAGCTGTGGGGCAAACACAAGAACAAGCCAGACATGAACTATGAGACCATGGGCCGGGCTctcag ATATTACTACCAGCGTGGCATCCTTGCCAAAGTAGAGGGCCAGCGGCTGGTCTACCAGTTCAAAGAGATGCCCAAAAACATTGTCATCATTGATGATGACATGACAGACATGTCCGTCCCTGATGATCTCATCGGCTCAGACACCGCTACATCCTATGAGCGCGTGCCTCCACCATCAGACATGCTGCTCCAGGTGACCGAGCTATCGTCCTCCAAGAAGCCCAACATCCTGCGGACCGGGAACAGAGCCAACGTGGTCCAAGCTCCTGTCCCCATGGGGAGCAAGAACATGGCCGGTGGTGCGCGTATATTGTCGCTTACTGCAGCAACAGATGGGAGACAGACCCAGCACTCTCATGCAACGATCATCCCTAATGCCACGGGGCCCAG GACGGTGCGGGTGGCCATGCAGGTGCCTGTAGTCATGACAACATCCCTGGGTCAGAAGATCTCTACCGTGGCTGTACAACAGCAGGCGGGACACACAGGACCCACAGGGGCTGTCGGCCACACCACGCTCCTCACCAACACTGGGAACACCAACTCCCAACAGAAG GTTATGATACAGACAATCCCCACCATGGTCCCAGCCACAGCAGAGAACGGAGACAAGATCACCGTCCAGCTCGCCAAGATCATCACAATCCCAGCACACCAGTTAGCCCAGTGTCAGCTCCAGACCGGCACTAACAAGGCCGGCATCGGAGGATCCTCAGCGGGCATCAGCCTCCTCGGCAGTCCCCTGACCGTTCGGGCCCTGGCTCCTGTCAACGTTGCACCGGGAACGCAAGTGATGAGACTCACCATGCCAACGCAGACACAACAGACTCTAGTGGTGTCGCAGCCGGGGAGCATCGCAGGCAGGGCGGGGACGGTGACAGTGACGTCAGCCAACCATACGATGACTGCACAGCCTCACATCCTCAGCGGTGTCATTAACGGCTCAGAGCTGGTGTTAGGAGGGACGAGAGGAGTTGCGTTGGAGAAGCTGAGGGCTGCCGGGGTGCAGACGCTGCAGGTGCCAATGACGGCAGCCGTCCAACAGAGTGTCCAGCATTCTGAGGTGGACGCTGAGGTGGTCATCAACCTGCAAAGCCCCGATGTGACCGTCAAGACAGAAGAGCCTGAGTGTTGA
- the elf2b gene encoding ETS-related transcription factor Elf-2b isoform X1 yields MTSVVLVDTGGTVVEYVTAEEDTLQQDGECEVEDVELEGEVEAECEAEEAYEEVQDREEAEDYPAVIVEEVPGASLVEEQRYSAQLVVYNDEVYLMQEVGEEQEVETEGEAVEASVHGTNVYCSDKTIEAAEALLRMDSPSSLREGRSPEAFFSPCIVTPDLLHAAMRPDMIADTEVEISTEDCCEEEEEEEDDEEEIGTMLEDPEPDHEPVRKRRAGRKPKTHHSAVSNGSPDLGIKKKPREGKAGSTTYLWEFLLDLLQDKNTCPRYIKWTQREKGIFKLVDSKAVSKLWGKHKNKPDMNYETMGRALRYYYQRGILAKVEGQRLVYQFKEMPKNIVIIDDDMTDMSVPDDLIGSDTATSYERVPPPSDMLLQVTELSSSKKPNILRTGNRANVVQAPVPMGSKNMAGGARILSLTAATDGRQTQHSHATIIPNATGPRTVRVAMQVPVVMTTSLGQKISTVAVQQQAGHTGPTGAVGHTTLLTNTGNTNSQQKVMIQTIPTMVPATAENGDKITVQLAKIITIPAHQLAQCQLQTGTNKAGIGGSSAGISLLGSPLTVRALAPVNVAPGTQVMRLTMPTQTQQTLVVSQPGSIAGRAGTVTVTSANHTMTAQPHILSGVINGSELVLGGTRGVALEKLRAAGVQTLQVPMTAAVQQSVQHSEVDAEVVINLQSPDVTVKTEEPEC; encoded by the exons ATGACCTCAGTGGTGCTGGTCGACACTGGTGGGACAGTGGTGGAGTATGTCACAGCTGAAGAGGACACTCTGCAG CAGGATGGAGAGTGTgaggtggaggatgtggagCTGGAAGGAGAGGTGGAAGCAGAATGTGAAGCTGAGGAGGCCTATGAAGAGGtacaggacagagaggaggctgaggactACCCAGCAGTCATAGTGGAGGAGGTGCCTGGTGCCAGCCTGGTGGAGGAGCAACGTTACTCAGCTCAGTTGGTTGTGTATAATGACGAGGTGTACCTGATGCAGGAAGTGGgcgaggagcaggaggtggagacagAAGGGGAGGCAG tggagGCTTCTGTCCATGGCACTAATGTGTACTGCTCTGACAAGACCATCGAGGCTGCCGAGGCTCTGCTACGCATGGATTCACCTTCCAGCCTCAGAGAGGGCCGTAgtccag AAGCCTTTTTCTCCCCATGCATCGTGACACCGGATTTGCTCCACGCTGCCATGCGTCCCGACATGATAGcagacacagaggtggagatctCGACTGAGGAttgctgtgaggaggaggaggaggaggaggacgacgaaGAGGAGATTGGGACGATGCTGGAAGATCCAGAACCTGATCACGAGCCTGTCAGAAAGAGAAGAG CTGGACGGAAGCCAAAGACGCATCATTCGGCTGTTTCCAACGGTTCGCCAGACCTCGGCATCAAGAAGAAACCAAGAGAAGGGAAAG CAGGCAGTACCACCTACCTTTGGGAGTTTCTACTGGATCTCCTCCAGGACAAGAACACATGTCCCAGGTATATCAagtggacacagagggagaagggCATCTTCAAGCTGGTCGACTCAAAGGCTGTGTCCAAGCTGTGGGGCAAACACAAGAACAAGCCAGACATGAACTATGAGACCATGGGCCGGGCTctcag ATATTACTACCAGCGTGGCATCCTTGCCAAAGTAGAGGGCCAGCGGCTGGTCTACCAGTTCAAAGAGATGCCCAAAAACATTGTCATCATTGATGATGACATGACAGACATGTCCGTCCCTGATGATCTCATCGGCTCAGACACCGCTACATCCTATGAGCGCGTGCCTCCACCATCAGACATGCTGCTCCAGGTGACCGAGCTATCGTCCTCCAAGAAGCCCAACATCCTGCGGACCGGGAACAGAGCCAACGTGGTCCAAGCTCCTGTCCCCATGGGGAGCAAGAACATGGCCGGTGGTGCGCGTATATTGTCGCTTACTGCAGCAACAGATGGGAGACAGACCCAGCACTCTCATGCAACGATCATCCCTAATGCCACGGGGCCCAG GACGGTGCGGGTGGCCATGCAGGTGCCTGTAGTCATGACAACATCCCTGGGTCAGAAGATCTCTACCGTGGCTGTACAACAGCAGGCGGGACACACAGGACCCACAGGGGCTGTCGGCCACACCACGCTCCTCACCAACACTGGGAACACCAACTCCCAACAGAAG GTTATGATACAGACAATCCCCACCATGGTCCCAGCCACAGCAGAGAACGGAGACAAGATCACCGTCCAGCTCGCCAAGATCATCACAATCCCAGCACACCAGTTAGCCCAGTGTCAGCTCCAGACCGGCACTAACAAGGCCGGCATCGGAGGATCCTCAGCGGGCATCAGCCTCCTCGGCAGTCCCCTGACCGTTCGGGCCCTGGCTCCTGTCAACGTTGCACCGGGAACGCAAGTGATGAGACTCACCATGCCAACGCAGACACAACAGACTCTAGTGGTGTCGCAGCCGGGGAGCATCGCAGGCAGGGCGGGGACGGTGACAGTGACGTCAGCCAACCATACGATGACTGCACAGCCTCACATCCTCAGCGGTGTCATTAACGGCTCAGAGCTGGTGTTAGGAGGGACGAGAGGAGTTGCGTTGGAGAAGCTGAGGGCTGCCGGGGTGCAGACGCTGCAGGTGCCAATGACGGCAGCCGTCCAACAGAGTGTCCAGCATTCTGAGGTGGACGCTGAGGTGGTCATCAACCTGCAAAGCCCCGATGTGACCGTCAAGACAGAAGAGCCTGAGTGTTGA
- the elf2b gene encoding ETS-related transcription factor Elf-2b isoform X5 — MATSQHEGHANQLDLLIRAVEASVHGTNVYCSDKTIEAAEALLRMDSPSSLREGRSPEAFFSPCIVTPDLLHAAMRPDMIADTEVEISTEDCCEEEEEEEDDEEEIGTMLEDPEPDHEPVRKRRAGRKPKTHHSAVSNGSPDLGIKKKPREGKAGSTTYLWEFLLDLLQDKNTCPRYIKWTQREKGIFKLVDSKAVSKLWGKHKNKPDMNYETMGRALRYYYQRGILAKVEGQRLVYQFKEMPKNIVIIDDDMTDMSVPDDLIGSDTATSYERVPPPSDMLLQVTELSSSKKPNILRTGNRANVVQAPVPMGSKNMAGGARILSLTAATDGRQTQHSHATIIPNATGPRTVRVAMQVPVVMTTSLGQKISTVAVQQQAGHTGPTGAVGHTTLLTNTGNTNSQQKVMIQTIPTMVPATAENGDKITVQLAKIITIPAHQLAQCQLQTGTNKAGIGGSSAGISLLGSPLTVRALAPVNVAPGTQVMRLTMPTQTQQTLVVSQPGSIAGRAGTVTVTSANHTMTAQPHILSGVINGSELVLGGTRGVALEKLRAAGVQTLQVPMTAAVQQSVQHSEVDAEVVINLQSPDVTVKTEEPEC; from the exons ATGGCGACTTCGCAGCATGAGGGACATGCAAACCAGCTCGATCTACTCATCAGAGCCG tggagGCTTCTGTCCATGGCACTAATGTGTACTGCTCTGACAAGACCATCGAGGCTGCCGAGGCTCTGCTACGCATGGATTCACCTTCCAGCCTCAGAGAGGGCCGTAgtccag AAGCCTTTTTCTCCCCATGCATCGTGACACCGGATTTGCTCCACGCTGCCATGCGTCCCGACATGATAGcagacacagaggtggagatctCGACTGAGGAttgctgtgaggaggaggaggaggaggaggacgacgaaGAGGAGATTGGGACGATGCTGGAAGATCCAGAACCTGATCACGAGCCTGTCAGAAAGAGAAGAG CTGGACGGAAGCCAAAGACGCATCATTCGGCTGTTTCCAACGGTTCGCCAGACCTCGGCATCAAGAAGAAACCAAGAGAAGGGAAAG CAGGCAGTACCACCTACCTTTGGGAGTTTCTACTGGATCTCCTCCAGGACAAGAACACATGTCCCAGGTATATCAagtggacacagagggagaagggCATCTTCAAGCTGGTCGACTCAAAGGCTGTGTCCAAGCTGTGGGGCAAACACAAGAACAAGCCAGACATGAACTATGAGACCATGGGCCGGGCTctcag ATATTACTACCAGCGTGGCATCCTTGCCAAAGTAGAGGGCCAGCGGCTGGTCTACCAGTTCAAAGAGATGCCCAAAAACATTGTCATCATTGATGATGACATGACAGACATGTCCGTCCCTGATGATCTCATCGGCTCAGACACCGCTACATCCTATGAGCGCGTGCCTCCACCATCAGACATGCTGCTCCAGGTGACCGAGCTATCGTCCTCCAAGAAGCCCAACATCCTGCGGACCGGGAACAGAGCCAACGTGGTCCAAGCTCCTGTCCCCATGGGGAGCAAGAACATGGCCGGTGGTGCGCGTATATTGTCGCTTACTGCAGCAACAGATGGGAGACAGACCCAGCACTCTCATGCAACGATCATCCCTAATGCCACGGGGCCCAG GACGGTGCGGGTGGCCATGCAGGTGCCTGTAGTCATGACAACATCCCTGGGTCAGAAGATCTCTACCGTGGCTGTACAACAGCAGGCGGGACACACAGGACCCACAGGGGCTGTCGGCCACACCACGCTCCTCACCAACACTGGGAACACCAACTCCCAACAGAAG GTTATGATACAGACAATCCCCACCATGGTCCCAGCCACAGCAGAGAACGGAGACAAGATCACCGTCCAGCTCGCCAAGATCATCACAATCCCAGCACACCAGTTAGCCCAGTGTCAGCTCCAGACCGGCACTAACAAGGCCGGCATCGGAGGATCCTCAGCGGGCATCAGCCTCCTCGGCAGTCCCCTGACCGTTCGGGCCCTGGCTCCTGTCAACGTTGCACCGGGAACGCAAGTGATGAGACTCACCATGCCAACGCAGACACAACAGACTCTAGTGGTGTCGCAGCCGGGGAGCATCGCAGGCAGGGCGGGGACGGTGACAGTGACGTCAGCCAACCATACGATGACTGCACAGCCTCACATCCTCAGCGGTGTCATTAACGGCTCAGAGCTGGTGTTAGGAGGGACGAGAGGAGTTGCGTTGGAGAAGCTGAGGGCTGCCGGGGTGCAGACGCTGCAGGTGCCAATGACGGCAGCCGTCCAACAGAGTGTCCAGCATTCTGAGGTGGACGCTGAGGTGGTCATCAACCTGCAAAGCCCCGATGTGACCGTCAAGACAGAAGAGCCTGAGTGTTGA